A region from the Gemmatimonadota bacterium genome encodes:
- a CDS encoding ABC transporter permease — MPGEQRDAVLGDAEEEFHLRTERDGLAAARRWYRSQALRSLPACLLHHVRGALDEWRRPEREGERMSAWGTDLRMGFRALRRRPGFSLTVLITLALGVGVTTALFGVFRTVFLEPIPLPDSGKLVVVMEEAGFGCCGPASGPDYLDWVERQRSFESLAAINPGSFTLTRASEPERVYGTYATASAFDVVGVSPLMGRALLPEDQEAGDVVVLSYPLWLSALGGRPDVLGTTLELDGRAFTIVGVMPEGFDVPSPWSHFGRHRLYLPLVNERLHGERGSHGFPVVARLADGVTKDMAQEDMARVMRELAVEYPQTNEGRSTKVFTVHEYLFGPVGKQLGVILGAAAVVLLIACGNVAGLLLARSAGRESELAVRTALGATRRAVVRLLFSEALLLAALGGALGVLVSWLALDAFKALVPPSIPRVEQVAIDGWALAFAVAASGFTALVFGMLPALIASRTHLARSVKEGGYSTLAPSKERLRNAFIVGQFALGLVLANGAALLLQSYAALRGQDFGFEAEGVATMSVDPAGPRYEGDAAKAAFFDQVMASVGAIPGVTHVGMVSRLPLFGGSNGSVWVEGTPPRRSESEGPLVEVVSVGGDYFASLDIPLLQGRLLLPEDSAQAATRVLINRTFAEQAWPGVDPLGKRFSFEDDPPNWLTVVGVVGDVKQWGPEQPALAQLYAPYTRGWSYSAYLTVRTQGDPGPLVPQIRQAILAIDPTVPPSDVSTMVDRVESRFAQRRFYTTLVSLFAAAALFLAAAGVYGTISYFVARRTRELGIRMALGAGHTGIMGLVVRRGVRLAVAGVLVGLLGVWASTRVVEGLVYEIRALDPLTLLGGCLTLAAVAVLASAIPAARAVRVPPTEALRTE, encoded by the coding sequence ATGCCCGGCGAGCAGCGCGATGCCGTGCTGGGGGATGCGGAGGAGGAGTTCCACCTCCGCACCGAGCGGGACGGACTCGCCGCTGCCCGCCGCTGGTACCGAAGCCAGGCGCTGAGGTCCCTCCCTGCCTGCCTGCTGCACCATGTACGCGGTGCCCTCGACGAGTGGCGTCGACCGGAACGGGAGGGGGAGAGGATGAGTGCGTGGGGGACCGACCTCCGGATGGGCTTCCGAGCCCTCCGGCGCAGACCCGGATTCTCGCTCACCGTGTTGATCACCTTGGCGCTCGGCGTCGGTGTGACCACGGCGCTGTTCGGTGTGTTTCGAACGGTATTCCTCGAGCCCATTCCACTGCCGGATTCGGGCAAGCTGGTGGTGGTCATGGAGGAGGCCGGGTTCGGCTGTTGTGGGCCCGCGTCCGGACCCGACTACCTGGACTGGGTGGAACGGCAGCGCTCCTTCGAATCGTTGGCTGCGATCAATCCGGGCTCCTTCACGCTGACCCGAGCGAGCGAGCCCGAGCGCGTGTACGGCACCTATGCCACGGCCAGCGCGTTCGACGTCGTCGGCGTCAGCCCCCTGATGGGGCGTGCGCTGCTTCCGGAGGATCAGGAAGCGGGAGACGTGGTGGTGTTGAGCTACCCGCTGTGGTTGAGCGCGCTGGGCGGCCGCCCGGACGTTCTCGGCACCACCCTGGAGTTGGACGGCCGCGCGTTCACCATCGTGGGGGTCATGCCCGAGGGGTTCGACGTCCCCTCCCCCTGGTCCCACTTCGGGCGCCACCGTTTGTACCTCCCGCTGGTGAACGAGCGGCTCCACGGCGAACGGGGAAGTCACGGCTTCCCGGTGGTGGCCCGGCTCGCGGACGGGGTCACCAAGGACATGGCGCAGGAGGACATGGCCCGGGTGATGCGCGAGCTGGCGGTCGAATACCCCCAGACCAACGAGGGTCGCAGCACGAAGGTCTTCACCGTCCACGAATACCTGTTCGGACCCGTGGGGAAACAGCTCGGCGTCATCCTCGGCGCCGCGGCCGTGGTCTTGTTGATCGCGTGCGGGAACGTGGCGGGTCTCTTGTTGGCTCGTTCGGCGGGGCGCGAAAGCGAGTTGGCCGTTCGTACGGCTCTGGGCGCGACCCGACGGGCGGTGGTGCGCCTACTGTTCTCGGAGGCCTTGCTCCTGGCGGCGCTCGGGGGCGCCCTGGGCGTGCTGGTCTCCTGGTTGGCGCTCGACGCCTTCAAGGCGCTGGTACCCCCGAGCATCCCGCGCGTGGAACAGGTCGCGATCGACGGGTGGGCGCTGGCATTCGCCGTGGCCGCCTCCGGCTTCACCGCCTTGGTGTTCGGCATGCTTCCCGCGCTCATCGCCTCACGCACCCATCTGGCCCGAAGCGTCAAGGAAGGCGGCTACTCCACGCTGGCACCGAGCAAGGAGCGCCTCCGCAATGCCTTCATCGTAGGCCAGTTCGCCCTCGGTCTGGTGTTGGCCAACGGTGCGGCTCTACTGCTGCAGAGCTATGCCGCGCTCCGGGGCCAGGACTTCGGGTTCGAAGCGGAGGGCGTGGCTACCATGTCCGTGGACCCTGCCGGTCCCCGGTACGAAGGGGACGCTGCCAAAGCGGCCTTCTTCGACCAGGTGATGGCCAGCGTTGGCGCCATTCCCGGCGTCACCCACGTGGGCATGGTGTCGCGCCTGCCCCTCTTCGGGGGAAGCAACGGCAGCGTATGGGTGGAAGGCACGCCGCCACGGCGCAGTGAAAGCGAAGGGCCCTTGGTCGAAGTGGTGAGTGTGGGCGGGGACTACTTCGCCTCCTTGGACATCCCGCTCCTGCAGGGACGGCTTCTGTTGCCCGAGGACTCGGCCCAGGCGGCGACGCGCGTGCTGATCAACCGAACCTTCGCGGAACAGGCCTGGCCCGGGGTCGATCCGCTGGGCAAGCGGTTCAGCTTCGAGGACGACCCCCCGAACTGGTTGACGGTGGTGGGCGTCGTCGGCGACGTGAAACAGTGGGGACCCGAGCAGCCCGCACTGGCGCAGCTCTATGCGCCCTACACCCGAGGATGGAGCTACTCGGCGTACCTGACGGTGCGGACCCAGGGGGATCCCGGTCCCCTCGTACCGCAGATCCGTCAGGCCATCCTCGCCATCGACCCGACAGTGCCCCCGTCCGACGTGAGCACCATGGTGGACCGGGTCGAGAGTCGCTTCGCTCAGCGCCGCTTCTATACCACCCTGGTGTCCCTGTTTGCCGCGGCGGCGCTGTTCCTGGCGGCGGCCGGTGTGTACGGCACCATCTCGTACTTCGTGGCCCGTCGGACCCGGGAGCTCGGGATTCGCATGGCGCTCGGTGCGGGCCACACCGGAATCATGGGACTCGTGGTGCGGCGGGGGGTACGCCTGGCCGTCGCCGGCGTGCTGGTGGGATTGTTGGGCGTGTGGGCCAGCACGCGCGTGGTCGAAGGGCTGGTCTACGAGATCCGGGCGCTGGATCCGCTCACCCTGCTGGGTGGATGTCTGACCCTGGCCGCGGTCGCCGTCCTGGCCTCGGCCATCCCCGCCGCCCGGGCCGTACGCGTTCCACCCACAGAGGCGCTCCGCACCGAATGA
- a CDS encoding SDR family NAD(P)-dependent oxidoreductase, translating to MCTTDSASTPAPVPGLMLLSLAFLLAPSPAITQQPPAEATRRAPAVLVTGASSGIGLRTTELLSQNGFHVYAGARDPADLERLDAMTNVTSVRLDVTVPAEIDAAADRIRREGRGLFGLINNAGVAVMGPLIETSEADLAFQLDVNLLGPYRVTRAVADLLIESGGRILNVSSIAGIVSGPFNGAYSMSKHGIEAYTDALSAELARFGITVGAVEPGNYKSQIVASMVERMERTGYSAEGSRYGSMRDLIAGPLDRSQYPEPNAVAEAALHFFTSPAPKHRYMVVPNQGEAELTIRQALLELVQLNEAHPFSYTRDELVQMLDDATGSMRPAAPAPAPADDIHGAVVAGDLEAVQRYIEGGGDLDAKDASGGSSPLILAAVFGRPRIARALIGAGADVDQQNSDGSTALLTAALLCRSEIVDALLEAGADRTIRNANGSTPLDVVSVPFEAVVPIYDFLGAALGPYGLELDYDRLREARPRIAERLR from the coding sequence ATGTGCACCACCGATAGCGCTTCCACCCCCGCGCCCGTACCCGGCTTGATGCTGCTGAGTTTGGCCTTCCTCCTCGCGCCGTCTCCGGCGATCACACAGCAGCCGCCCGCAGAGGCCACCCGGAGAGCACCCGCCGTGCTCGTCACCGGCGCCAGCTCCGGGATTGGGCTGCGGACCACGGAACTCCTCTCTCAGAACGGCTTCCACGTGTACGCCGGGGCACGCGACCCGGCGGATCTGGAACGCCTGGATGCCATGACCAACGTCACGTCGGTGCGCCTTGACGTGACCGTCCCAGCGGAGATCGACGCGGCGGCAGACCGCATCCGACGCGAAGGCCGAGGCCTGTTCGGGCTGATCAACAACGCGGGAGTCGCCGTCATGGGACCGCTCATCGAGACGAGCGAGGCCGACTTGGCTTTCCAGCTCGACGTGAACCTGCTCGGCCCCTACCGCGTCACCAGGGCGGTCGCGGATCTGCTGATCGAAAGCGGGGGACGCATTCTGAACGTCAGTTCGATCGCCGGCATCGTGTCGGGGCCCTTCAACGGGGCGTACAGCATGAGCAAACACGGCATCGAGGCCTACACCGACGCCCTGTCTGCGGAGCTGGCTCGCTTCGGCATCACGGTCGGCGCCGTGGAACCCGGCAACTACAAGTCGCAGATCGTCGCATCCATGGTCGAGCGGATGGAGCGCACAGGGTATTCGGCGGAGGGCTCCCGCTACGGATCGATGCGCGACTTGATCGCCGGGCCCCTGGACCGCTCACAGTACCCGGAGCCCAACGCAGTCGCCGAGGCCGCCCTGCACTTCTTCACCAGCCCCGCTCCCAAGCACCGCTACATGGTCGTGCCGAACCAGGGCGAGGCCGAGCTGACCATCCGCCAGGCCCTGCTGGAACTCGTGCAGTTGAACGAGGCACACCCCTTCTCCTACACGCGAGACGAGTTGGTGCAGATGTTGGACGACGCGACGGGCAGCATGCGCCCCGCGGCTCCCGCGCCGGCACCGGCGGATGACATCCACGGGGCGGTGGTCGCCGGGGACCTGGAGGCCGTGCAGCGGTACATCGAGGGCGGTGGCGATCTCGACGCCAAGGACGCCTCCGGCGGATCGAGTCCGCTGATCCTTGCCGCGGTGTTCGGACGCCCGCGGATCGCCCGGGCGCTCATCGGGGCCGGTGCGGACGTGGACCAACAGAACAGCGACGGATCCACGGCGCTCTTGACCGCTGCACTCCTGTGCCGCTCCGAGATCGTCGATGCGTTGCTGGAGGCGGGTGCGGACAGGACCATCCGCAACGCGAACGGATCGACCCCGCTCGACGTCGTCTCGGTGCCCTTCGAGGCGGTCGTTCCCATCTATGACTTCCTCGGAGCCGCGCTGGGTCCGTACGGCCTGGAGCTGGACTACGATCGACTCAGGGAGGCCCGACCGCGGATCGCCGAGCGGCTGCGCTAG
- a CDS encoding alpha/beta fold hydrolase, whose amino-acid sequence MQQASVRGAVSQVALLLPLLVPPLGEDLDPAPPAEYAREPPDLNVIHMRRLRRGREWHGRMRGIAILLALPIITACAQSPPPGADTVVLVHGLGRGAGSLAILGSRLEAAGFRVVSFDYPSTQEPIEFLVERLSDEVVRCCAESAERVHFVTHSMGGILVRAYLAQQPMPHQGRVVMLGPPTQGSEIIDAFRQTPLLWAVLGPAGARLGTDSMSLPARLPPPAFELGIIAGSRSMNPIGSWLIPGPDDGKVSVQRARLEEASFVVVPGTHTFLMNRQDVADQVIHFLREGRFLDVPS is encoded by the coding sequence ATGCAGCAAGCTAGTGTCCGGGGCGCGGTCTCGCAGGTGGCCCTCCTTCTCCCCCTCTTGGTGCCGCCCTTGGGCGAGGACCTCGACCCGGCGCCGCCCGCCGAGTATGCTAGAGAGCCACCCGACCTCAACGTGATCCACATGCGTCGACTCAGGCGCGGCCGGGAGTGGCACGGCCGCATGCGGGGGATCGCGATCTTGCTCGCACTCCCGATCATTACCGCGTGCGCCCAGTCACCGCCGCCTGGGGCGGACACGGTCGTCTTGGTACACGGGCTGGGACGCGGTGCCGGGTCCTTGGCGATCCTCGGTTCGCGGCTCGAGGCGGCGGGATTCCGTGTTGTGTCCTTCGACTACCCATCCACTCAAGAGCCCATCGAGTTCTTGGTGGAGCGGCTTTCCGACGAAGTGGTGCGCTGCTGTGCGGAGTCCGCGGAGCGGGTGCACTTCGTGACGCACTCCATGGGAGGGATCCTGGTACGCGCGTACCTGGCGCAGCAACCGATGCCGCATCAAGGACGCGTGGTCATGCTGGGTCCGCCCACTCAGGGCTCGGAGATCATCGACGCCTTCCGGCAGACTCCCTTGCTGTGGGCGGTGCTGGGCCCCGCCGGGGCCCGGCTGGGTACAGACTCGATGTCGCTACCGGCGCGCCTGCCGCCGCCGGCGTTCGAGCTTGGTATCATCGCCGGAAGCAGGAGCATGAACCCGATCGGCTCTTGGCTGATTCCTGGACCGGACGACGGGAAGGTCTCGGTCCAGCGGGCCCGCCTCGAGGAGGCATCCTTTGTCGTGGTACCTGGCACACACACCTTCCTGATGAACCGTCAGGACGTCGCCGACCAGGTGATCCACTTCCTTCGCGAGGGGCGCTTCCTCGACGTCCCGAGCTGA
- a CDS encoding SIMPL domain-containing protein (The SIMPL domain is named for its presence in mouse protein SIMPL (signalling molecule that associates with mouse pelle-like kinase). Bacterial member BP26, from Brucella, was shown to assemble into a channel-like structure, while YggE from E. coli has been associated with resistance to oxidative stress.) encodes MRRLRRIAFFGLLSLALPLAAQDNATPEVVTVSATAEQSVRPDIAEILFSITVTSGTADSAATHVTEAARRVLDALRRFSIEPPTMITDGFSVQAGRTDQRTGLPFEHVAKNDFRVVVTGVESVGDVIESAVQIPSVQVRGVRFSASDLTAARDQALAAAVANAQKRARLIAELADVRLGRVLHLVVHPEGDDPGRIALQYGVQNTPPIRPQDIVVTARITVQYAVIPG; translated from the coding sequence ATGCGCCGCCTTCGTCGTATCGCCTTCTTCGGCCTCCTGTCCCTCGCTCTCCCCCTAGCTGCCCAGGACAACGCCACGCCGGAGGTGGTCACCGTCTCAGCCACCGCAGAGCAGTCGGTGCGCCCGGACATCGCCGAGATCCTGTTCAGCATCACGGTCACCTCGGGTACGGCCGACTCAGCAGCCACACACGTGACGGAGGCGGCCCGCAGGGTCCTGGACGCGCTGAGGCGCTTCTCGATCGAGCCGCCCACCATGATCACCGACGGGTTCTCGGTCCAGGCGGGACGGACGGATCAGCGCACCGGGCTCCCCTTCGAGCACGTGGCCAAGAACGACTTCCGCGTGGTGGTAACCGGCGTGGAGTCGGTAGGCGATGTGATCGAAAGCGCGGTTCAAATCCCGAGCGTTCAGGTTCGAGGTGTTCGCTTCTCCGCGTCCGACCTGACGGCTGCCAGAGATCAAGCGCTGGCCGCAGCGGTGGCCAACGCCCAGAAGCGAGCCCGGCTCATCGCCGAGCTCGCCGATGTGCGCCTAGGACGTGTGCTGCACCTGGTAGTGCACCCGGAGGGGGACGACCCGGGGAGGATCGCCCTTCAATACGGGGTCCAGAACACACCACCGATCCGGCCTCAAGACATCGTGGTCACCGCGCGCATCACGGTGCAATACGCGGTCATCCCTGGCTGA
- a CDS encoding VOC family protein, whose product MPKITPFLWFDAPLDDVAAYYASIFKDFRVVSLSPLTASFEVAGQRLLALNGGPKHPFTDAVSFMIDCDDQAEVDHYWDSLTADGGEESMCGWLKDKYGLSWQVIPHALGRYLGDPDRAKVDRVVQAMLAMRRIDIAALDEAARAG is encoded by the coding sequence ATGCCCAAGATCACACCGTTCCTCTGGTTCGACGCACCGCTGGACGACGTCGCCGCCTACTACGCCTCGATCTTCAAAGACTTCCGCGTCGTCTCCCTGTCGCCGCTGACGGCGTCCTTCGAGGTCGCCGGTCAGCGACTGCTGGCCTTGAACGGGGGCCCCAAGCACCCGTTCACCGATGCGGTCTCTTTCATGATCGACTGTGACGATCAGGCCGAGGTGGACCACTACTGGGACAGCCTCACCGCGGACGGCGGTGAGGAGAGCATGTGCGGGTGGCTGAAAGACAAGTATGGCCTCTCCTGGCAGGTGATCCCCCATGCGTTGGGCCGTTACCTCGGGGATCCCGATCGCGCCAAGGTCGACCGTGTCGTCCAAGCCATGCTGGCCATGCGCAGGATCGATATCGCAGCCCTCGACGAAGCGGCACGCGCGGGCTGA
- a CDS encoding DinB family protein, with amino-acid sequence MLDFAQDLRTTVEHASTVLSAMPPGVGTRRPGPGKWSPIEILGHLIDSASNNHQRFVRAQFREDLSFDGYAQDEWVTAQSYRAATWSEVVDLWRAFNLHLAHVMEQTPTAELRRPRADHNLHQIGWELVSPDEPTTLEYFMRDYVGHLKHHLQQIDPGLCDPPRSQRAPNA; translated from the coding sequence ATGCTTGACTTCGCCCAAGACCTCCGGACCACCGTCGAGCACGCCAGCACGGTTCTCTCGGCCATGCCCCCAGGAGTCGGCACCCGTCGCCCCGGCCCAGGCAAGTGGTCTCCAATCGAGATTCTCGGCCACCTGATCGATTCCGCCTCCAATAACCACCAGCGCTTCGTGCGCGCCCAGTTCCGCGAGGACCTCAGCTTCGATGGCTACGCCCAAGACGAGTGGGTGACGGCACAGTCCTACCGGGCGGCCACCTGGAGCGAGGTCGTCGATCTCTGGCGCGCGTTCAATTTGCACCTGGCGCATGTCATGGAGCAGACGCCCACCGCGGAGCTGCGGCGACCGCGCGCCGACCACAATCTGCATCAGATCGGCTGGGAGTTGGTCTCTCCCGACGAACCAACGACGCTCGAGTACTTCATGCGCGACTATGTGGGCCACCTCAAGCACCACCTCCAGCAGATCGACCCGGGACTCTGTGATCCACCGCGGTCTCAACGCGCCCCGAACGCGTAG
- a CDS encoding amidohydrolase family protein, with translation MPRPDLAHPITLPLTLLATLAALLVAPPIQAQQDRTARQGTACDSLCIAPTRTLSFEVSEGTQMNVDVSPDGQTILFDLLGDLYTVPRAGGAATRLTSGMAMDLQPVFSPDGSRILFVSDRSGNENLWTIAADGSDPQAVTNDRGNLHYDDPEWSPDGEYILVRRNDEDTSNTGRQAWLVHVDGGRGIALSEDAQGGGFRWGADGRYVFFRGTEGPQATAAQRGNGIPERAQILRLDRRTGDVAQITNTPNGGARPAVSPDGEWLVYASDVDAKSGLRVRNLVTHVDEWLAFPIDREAPEDRTRFTFTPDSRAVVFVTKGTFQEVDVRTHAVRPIAFTAQVEQQLGPRIQHLMPFRDDSLTIRNVRYAQRSPDGRQLVFGTLNQLWVMDLPAGTPRPLIQGGGGQYQPTFSPDGSSIAFVSWHETEGGHVWRVSARGGAPQRLTTYPAYYANPAWSPDGSKIAFIREDAGATRNRDTRNVGFLEWLPSAGGEAQSVISAPSDNVLSFNADGSRITFADNGTLVSVRLDGTERRELAKVEGADEMLPSPDGRWLAFTLREEVFVAALPPTTETVSITERSGPGPVQRVTRTGGQDLKWAAGGETLSWVFANVFSHLALDPVFGPAAPDSGLDQRAENLRIALTVPMPHPQGTVALTGGRVVSMRGDEVLENATVVVTDNRIGAVGPAGSVRVPEGARVIDVTGKTIIPGLIDAHAHIRGMPRDVLVQIAPEPLVNLAFGVTMARDVNASTDQFHYRELIAAGRMLGPRIFMTGPSQTTRAVKIDRFEDALAGVQRYVDRGSISIKQYMQPQRRQMQWMLLAADHLGINTTAEGGGVMREVSMVLDGYTAVEHAPTDVVNIYDDVVQLYARSGTMYVPTLVVASPSTYQGELYWYQTTDVHANEKLARFLTHEALDHKSRTSQRYALDEYYFLEGGAGAAPILRAGGNVAAGGHGQVHGLTVHWELWMLQMTGMTPHEALRAGTINVATGMGMAADFGSIEVGKVADLVVLDANPLDDIRNSTAIRYVMKGGELYDGNTLDMVWPRVEPLRAFKYTDFGPPREGGMR, from the coding sequence ATGCCGCGCCCGGATCTCGCCCATCCGATCACCCTGCCTCTGACCCTTCTCGCTACGCTCGCCGCGCTGCTCGTGGCGCCCCCGATCCAAGCTCAGCAGGACCGGACGGCCCGGCAGGGAACCGCCTGTGACAGCCTCTGCATCGCGCCCACGCGGACGCTTTCATTCGAGGTCAGCGAAGGCACCCAGATGAACGTGGACGTCTCGCCCGACGGGCAGACCATCCTGTTCGATCTGCTGGGTGACCTCTACACCGTGCCCCGCGCGGGTGGGGCCGCCACCCGGCTGACCAGCGGAATGGCGATGGACCTCCAGCCGGTGTTCTCCCCGGACGGGAGCCGCATCCTGTTCGTGAGCGACCGGAGTGGCAACGAGAACCTCTGGACGATCGCTGCGGACGGGTCCGACCCGCAGGCGGTGACCAACGATCGGGGCAACCTCCACTACGACGACCCGGAGTGGTCTCCGGACGGCGAGTACATCCTGGTCCGCAGGAACGACGAGGACACCTCCAACACCGGACGGCAGGCGTGGCTCGTGCATGTGGACGGCGGCCGGGGGATCGCCCTGTCCGAGGACGCGCAGGGAGGTGGGTTCCGCTGGGGAGCGGACGGGCGCTACGTGTTCTTCCGGGGCACGGAGGGCCCTCAGGCCACTGCGGCGCAGCGCGGCAACGGCATCCCCGAGCGCGCGCAGATCCTGCGACTGGATCGCCGCACGGGCGATGTGGCCCAGATCACCAACACGCCGAACGGCGGCGCGCGGCCTGCGGTCTCGCCGGACGGGGAGTGGCTGGTCTATGCGTCCGACGTGGATGCCAAGAGCGGGCTCCGCGTCCGCAACCTCGTCACCCACGTAGACGAGTGGCTCGCATTTCCCATCGACCGTGAGGCGCCGGAGGACCGGACCCGCTTCACGTTCACACCGGACAGCCGCGCGGTGGTGTTCGTGACCAAGGGCACCTTCCAAGAGGTGGACGTACGCACCCACGCGGTACGGCCTATCGCCTTCACCGCGCAGGTGGAGCAGCAGCTCGGACCGCGCATCCAGCACCTGATGCCGTTTCGCGACGACTCGCTCACCATCCGCAACGTGCGCTACGCCCAGCGGAGTCCCGACGGGCGCCAACTGGTCTTTGGCACGCTCAATCAGCTCTGGGTCATGGATCTACCGGCCGGTACGCCCCGGCCTCTGATCCAGGGGGGCGGCGGGCAATACCAACCCACCTTTTCTCCGGATGGCTCCAGCATCGCCTTCGTGAGTTGGCACGAGACCGAGGGTGGGCATGTGTGGCGTGTGTCCGCCCGTGGAGGTGCGCCGCAACGCCTCACCACCTACCCGGCCTACTACGCCAACCCGGCTTGGTCCCCGGACGGAAGCAAGATCGCCTTCATCCGTGAGGATGCGGGGGCCACGCGCAACCGGGATACCCGCAACGTCGGTTTCCTGGAGTGGCTCCCCAGCGCCGGTGGGGAGGCCCAGTCCGTGATTTCGGCGCCCTCCGACAACGTGCTGAGCTTCAACGCGGACGGGTCACGCATCACCTTCGCCGACAATGGCACTCTGGTCTCGGTGCGGCTGGATGGCACGGAGCGGCGCGAGCTGGCCAAGGTGGAGGGTGCGGACGAGATGCTGCCCTCGCCGGACGGGCGCTGGTTGGCGTTCACGCTGCGCGAGGAGGTCTTCGTGGCGGCGCTGCCACCGACCACCGAGACGGTCTCGATCACCGAGCGCTCCGGGCCCGGTCCCGTGCAGCGGGTGACGCGGACCGGCGGCCAGGACCTCAAGTGGGCGGCCGGCGGCGAGACGCTCAGCTGGGTGTTCGCCAATGTCTTCTCGCACCTGGCCCTGGACCCCGTGTTCGGGCCCGCTGCGCCGGACTCCGGGCTCGATCAGCGCGCCGAGAACCTGCGTATCGCCCTCACGGTGCCGATGCCGCACCCCCAGGGGACCGTGGCGCTCACCGGTGGTCGGGTGGTCAGCATGCGGGGGGACGAGGTCCTCGAGAACGCGACAGTCGTGGTGACCGACAACCGAATCGGTGCGGTGGGGCCTGCTGGCTCCGTGCGAGTTCCGGAAGGCGCCCGCGTGATCGACGTCACGGGGAAGACCATCATCCCGGGGTTGATCGACGCCCATGCCCACATCCGCGGCATGCCCCGGGACGTGCTGGTTCAGATCGCACCGGAGCCACTGGTGAACCTGGCGTTCGGGGTGACCATGGCGCGGGACGTGAACGCGTCCACCGACCAGTTCCACTACCGGGAGTTGATCGCGGCTGGTCGGATGTTGGGCCCGCGGATCTTCATGACCGGGCCGTCGCAGACCACGCGCGCCGTGAAGATCGACCGCTTCGAGGACGCGCTGGCCGGCGTGCAGCGCTACGTGGACCGCGGCTCCATCTCCATCAAGCAGTACATGCAGCCCCAGCGCCGCCAGATGCAGTGGATGCTGCTCGCGGCCGACCATCTCGGCATCAACACCACGGCCGAAGGCGGCGGCGTGATGCGCGAGGTGTCCATGGTGCTGGACGGCTACACCGCCGTCGAGCATGCACCGACCGACGTCGTGAACATCTACGACGACGTCGTGCAGCTCTACGCCCGCTCGGGCACCATGTATGTGCCCACCCTGGTGGTGGCATCACCCAGCACCTACCAGGGCGAGCTGTACTGGTACCAGACTACCGACGTGCACGCCAACGAAAAGCTGGCGCGCTTCCTCACCCATGAGGCGCTGGACCACAAATCGCGAACCAGTCAGCGCTACGCATTGGACGAGTACTACTTCCTGGAGGGCGGCGCCGGCGCGGCGCCCATTCTGCGTGCGGGCGGCAACGTCGCGGCCGGCGGTCACGGGCAGGTCCACGGGCTGACCGTGCATTGGGAGCTCTGGATGCTGCAGATGACCGGCATGACCCCGCACGAAGCGCTGCGGGCCGGCACCATCAACGTGGCCACCGGCATGGGGATGGCGGCGGACTTTGGAAGCATCGAGGTGGGGAAGGTGGCGGACTTGGTGGTGCTGGATGCCAATCCGTTGGACGACATCCGCAACAGCACCGCCATCCGCTACGTGATGAAAGGCGGCGAGCTGTACGATGGAAACACACTGGACATGGTGTGGCCGCGGGTGGAGCCGCTGCGCGCCTTCAAGTACACCGATTTCGGGCCGCCGCGGGAGGGTGGGATGCGGTGA
- a CDS encoding SRPBCC family protein: MHMPKAEVSLPGDSTVLVTRSFNAPRELVWEAYTTPELVRRWLLGPPGWTMPVCEMDVRVGGKYRWVWRSETDGSQFGFHGTFQEVDPPARIVNVEIYDPGDVGGSMGEGGECLVTVTLTESGGITTLATLMDFGSKEARDAAVSTGMTEGMEASYQNLDRVLSQG; the protein is encoded by the coding sequence ATGCACATGCCAAAGGCCGAGGTCAGTCTGCCCGGCGACAGCACTGTCTTGGTGACGCGGTCCTTCAACGCGCCTCGCGAGCTTGTCTGGGAGGCCTATACCACGCCCGAGCTGGTCCGGCGTTGGCTCCTGGGCCCGCCGGGCTGGACCATGCCCGTGTGCGAGATGGACGTGCGCGTGGGTGGGAAGTACCGCTGGGTGTGGCGGTCCGAAACGGACGGCAGCCAGTTCGGCTTCCACGGAACGTTCCAGGAGGTGGATCCGCCCGCCCGGATCGTGAACGTCGAGATCTACGATCCGGGCGACGTCGGCGGCTCTATGGGCGAGGGCGGTGAGTGCCTGGTCACCGTGACGCTTACCGAGAGCGGCGGAATCACCACGCTGGCCACCCTCATGGACTTCGGCTCGAAGGAGGCCCGCGACGCCGCCGTGTCCACCGGCATGACGGAAGGCATGGAGGCGAGCTACCAGAATCTTGACCGGGTCCTCAGCCAGGGATGA
- a CDS encoding helix-turn-helix transcriptional regulator, translating into MGEFEQLVLLAVLRLDNEAYGMEVREEIEQRTGRSVSYGAVYTALDRLEQKGYVDYRLGEPTPERGGRARKYFRVLAEGRAALRATRQALTVMWEGVRL; encoded by the coding sequence ATGGGTGAGTTCGAACAGTTGGTGCTGCTGGCGGTGCTGCGCCTGGACAACGAGGCCTACGGCATGGAGGTGCGCGAGGAGATCGAGCAGCGGACGGGCCGCAGTGTGTCGTACGGTGCGGTCTACACTGCCTTGGACCGCCTCGAACAGAAAGGGTACGTGGACTACCGCTTGGGTGAACCCACCCCGGAGCGCGGGGGGAGGGCACGGAAGTACTTCCGCGTGTTGGCGGAGGGCCGCGCGGCGCTGCGGGCTACCCGGCAGGCCCTGACGGTGATGTGGGAGGGGGTGCGCCTGTAG